The Lycium barbarum isolate Lr01 chromosome 10, ASM1917538v2, whole genome shotgun sequence genome includes a region encoding these proteins:
- the LOC132614869 gene encoding vetispiradiene synthase 3-like: protein MTSLTGNVNHEDGIFRPEANFSPSLWGNIFSYSTMDNQVSEKNIEEIATLKEEVKHMIISTTNNATIEKIHLIDTLEHLGISYHFELEIEDQISKMFDLNVIHEEDDLYKVALYFRLFRQHGYPVSSDHFNQFKDINGKFKETLLTDAKGLLSLYEAAHVRGHEDVILEEALSFATSHLERIAPNTLDSTLEKHVRHALMQSLHRGIPRAEAHFYISIYENVDSRNEKLLRIAKLDYNLLQMLHKEELRELTLWWKDLDLASKLSYVRDRMVECFFWTVGVYFEPQYSRARIMLAKCIAIISVIDDTYDSYGTLDELEVFTEAVDRWNVSEIDRLPNYMKPIYTILLDLFEEYEIEVKSQDRFNGVYYVKEAMKKIARSYYIEAQWFIEGKIPSFKEYLSNALITGTYYLLAPASLLGMRSASKTAFDWMMNKPKILLASALIGRVIDDIATYKIEKEKGQLITGIECYMQENNLSVEEASAELSEIAENAWKDLNKECIKPTSMPAEILMPIVNLTRLIDVVYKNNQDGYSNPKNNVKSVIEALLVNPINI, encoded by the exons ATGACTTCATTGACTGGAAATGTGAACCATGAAGATGGGATTTTTCGACCAGAGGCTAATTTTTCTCCTAGTCTTTGGGGAAATATTTTTAGCTATTCTACTATGGATaatcag GTATCCGAGAAAAATATAGAAGAGATTGCGACCTTGAAAGAAGAAGTCAAGCACATGATAATAAGTACTACTAACAATGCCACCATAGAGAAAATACATTTGATTGACACTCTCGAACACCTTGGTATTTCGTATCACTTCGAGTTGGAGATTGAAGATCAAATTAGCAAGATGTTTGATCTAAATGTCATCCATGAAGAGGATGATCTATACAAGGTTGCTCTATATTTTCGATTGTTTAGGCAACATGGCTATCCGGTCTCTTCTG ATCATTTCAACCAATTCAAGGACATCAATGGAAAATTCAAGGAAACTCTACTTACAGATGCAAAGGGTCTGCTAAGTCTGTATGAAGCGGCACATGTTAGGGGACATGAGGATGTCATATTAGAAGAGGCTCTTAGTTTTGCAACATCCCATCTTGAAAGGATAGCTCCTAATACCTTAGATTCTACTCTTGAGAAGCATGTAAGACATGCCCTAATGCAATCTCTTCATAGAGGCATCCCAAGAGCTGAAGCACACTTTTACATTTCAATATATGAGAATGTGGATTCAAGAAATGAAAAGCTACTGAGGATTGCAAAACTAGATTACAATTTGTTGCAAATGCTACACAAGGAAGAGCTTAGAGAACTCACATT GTGGTGGAAAGATTTGGATCTTGCGTCTAAACTTTCTTATGTCAGAGACAGAATGGTGGAATGCTTCTTTTGGACCGTAGGCGTGTACTTTGAACCTCAATACTCTAGAGCTCGGATTATGCTTGCGAAGTGCATAGCTATAATTTCAGTAATTGATGATACATATGACTCTTATGGTACTCTTGATGAACTAGAAGTATTCACGGAAGCGGTGGACCG GTGGAATGTAAGTGAAATAGATCGACTGCCAAATTATATGAAACCGATATATACAATTCTTCTCGATCTCTTCGAGGAATATGAAATCGAAGTCAAAAGCCAAGATAGATTCAATGGAGTTTATTATGTCAAAGAGGCG ATGAAAAAAATCGCGAGGAGTTACTATATAGAAGCTCAATGGTTCATCGAAGGAAAAATTCCATCATTTAAAGAGTACCTAAGCAATGCACTAATCACGGGAACTTATTACCTACTAGCACCAGCATCATTATTGGGCATGAGGTCAGCATCAAAGACCGCATTCGATTGGATGATGAATAAGCCTAAAATTCTTTTGGCTTCAGCATTAATTGGTCGAGTCATTGATGACATAGCCACTTATAAG ATTGAGAAAGAAAAAGGACAACTTATCACAGGGATAGAATGTTATATGCAAGAGAACAATTTATCTGTGGAAGAAGCGAGTGCAGAACTTTCTGAAATAGCTGAAAATGCGTGGAAGGATTTGAACAAAGAGTGCATTAAGCCTACTTCTATGCCAGCTGAAATATTGATGCCTATTGTGAACCTCACACGTCTGATTGATGTTGTTTACAAGAACAATCAAGACGGATATAGTAATCCAAAGAATAACGTGAAGTCTGTGATTGAAGCCTTACTTGTCAATCCCATCAATATCTAG